A genomic stretch from Oscarella lobularis chromosome 11, ooOscLobu1.1, whole genome shotgun sequence includes:
- the LOC136193352 gene encoding protein GDAP2 homolog — MDPLGANLGIVQVSSLVRWVNADNPAPLASKGAPDRTKGDRESSFPVRKDLNSKIALWEGDLTKLDSQAIVNSTNEALNDRNELSERIHELAGPELAIECREQLQGCRTGEAKVSKAYKLPARYVIHTVGPRYNEKYKTAAESALFSCYRSVLQLCREYNLDTLGLSVINSIRRGYPPEEGAHIAIRTVRRFLERHGNSIDVITFVVANQDKAVYESLLPLYFPRTSEEETVALSLLPDDIGNEEGEPVIEERKIRISDKPVAIGQKEPETENVATIDHNDEETEVGGVGAHAFAVMEDDHDVRRVEQLSMKPRDETLEAERARRYQRWLKRSKTENFSDIAQLRIIYQSGIDYLGRPVIVFVGKNFSARTIDLDRAVAYFIGFLDAIVNQDYTIIFLHTLTTGDNLPDFSTLKSVYQLVDNKYRKNLRSFYILHPTFWSKVVTWFFTTFTASSVKQKVHHISGVEHLYDFIAPDQLDLPAFVMDYDRRINGLGYHAPSGRDSKDDGGTL, encoded by the exons ATGGATCCCCTGGGCGCCAACTTGGGCATTGTACAAGTGTCATCTCTCGTTCGCTGGGTAAACGCGGACAATCCAGCGCCGCTCGcctcgaaaggggccccagaTCGAACGAAAGGCGATCGCGAATCGTCCTTTCCCGTTCGCAAGGACCTCAACAGCAAGATAGCGCTCTG GGAAGGCGATCTGACGAAATTGGATTCACAAGCAATCGTCAACTCGACGAACGAGGCTCTGAACGATCGAAACGAACTCAGCGAACGCATACACGAACTCGCCGGTCCCGAACTAGCGATCGAATGTCGCGAACAGCTTCAAG GATGCCGTACGGGCGAGGCGAAAGTCTCGAAGGCATACAAGCTTCCGGCACG ATACGTGATTCACACGGTTGGGCCGCGATACAATGAGAAGTAcaaaacggcggcggaaagCGCTCTGTTTAGTTGCTATCGAAGCGTTTTGCAATTGTGCAG ggaATACAATTTGGACACTTTGGGCTTGAGTGTTATTAATTCAATTCGGCGAGGGTATCCTCCTGAAGAGGGAGCCCACATTGCTATCA GGACCGTGCGCCGTTTTCTAGAGAGACATGGCAACAGCATCGATGTTATTACCTTTGTTGTGGCTAATCAGGATAAG GCTGTTTATGAGTCTCTGCTGCCTCTCTATTTTCCGCGGACAAGCGAGGAGGAGACAGTTGCATTGAGTTTGTTGCCAGATGATATTGGAAACGAAGAGGGAGAGCCAGTCattgaagagagaaagattcGAATCTCAGACAAGCCCGTGGCTATAG gtcaAAAAGAGCCGGAGACTGAAAACGTAGCTACAATAGATCACAATGACGAGGAAACCGAAGTTGGTGGAGTTGGAGCTCATGCCTTTGCTGTGATGGAAGATGATCATGACGTGAGACGCGTCGAACAGCTCTCAATGAAACCTAGAGATGAGACCCTCGAAGCGGAAAGAGCCAGACG cTATCAACGTTGGTTGAAAAGAAGCAAGACGGAAAATTTCTCAGATATTGCTCAGCTGAGAATTATTTATCAGTCTG GAATCGACTATTTGGGAAGACCCGTCATCGTTTTTGTTGGAAAGAATTTTTCCGCTAGAACAATTGATTTAGATCGG GCTGTTGCTTACTTCATTGGCTTTCTTGATGCAATTGTTAATCAGGATTACACaatcatttttcttcacaCATTGACGACGGGGGATAATTTGCCTGACTTTTCCACGCTCAAGTCAGTCTATCAACTTGTTGATAACAA ATACAGGAAGAATTTGCGATCCTTCTACATTCTCCATCCTACCTTCTGGTCAAAG GTGGTAACGTGGTTTTTTACCACGTTCACTGCGTCAAGCGTAAAGCAGAAAGTCCACCACATATCCGGTGTTGAGCACTTGTATGATTTCATTGCTCCGGACCAGCTAGATCTGCCCGCTTTTGTCATGGATTACGACAGACGA ATAAACGGACTCGGGTATCACGCGCCTTCTGGTCGTGACTCAAAGGACGATGGTGGGACCCTGTAA
- the LOC136193356 gene encoding uncharacterized protein has protein sequence MSVIRASYERCKRTGADIDVKVCARATRTMVSFGNDDGRVEASAEGGFLALAVEMLRSAPARKIKEKCLGALCVYMDNSAWQIFVAQAGAFEPLLDYATSGLVRLSEAECAIAGLTCCSANPRVLDFLSSVNAAKRLATFASSVAEVYRDECASYTFYFHGVNIMKSLPTHISYLCLVGISQILHQLNARHWRQSLRQLRKIRISGKTANLRDWFQLRPVSKQEREYLVSIRQFVTTHTPEEIRFADDNRYSWPCLTPFTSLLLCVHAEAREMGAFSLANLCHGGENRDVVEREEGRSLGPIQLACWKTMEPHGLNIDNCTRECGKKVLELAWKDGLEPPKLSQICLYYVSCHFQCCFSDKLTLLPLNFLVRLSPFLYS, from the exons ATGTCGGTTATACGGGCGTCTTACGAAAGATGCAAACGCACTGGAGCCGATATCGATGTGAAGGTATGCGCACGAGCGACGCGCACGATGGTGTCGTTCGGGAACGATGATGGTCGAGTCGAGGCATCAGCCGAAGGAGGATTTCTTGCACTTGCTGTTGAAATGCTCAGAAGTGCGCCAGCGAGAAAAATCAAGGAAAAGTGCTTGGGCGCTCTTTGCGTTTACATGGATAACAGTGCGTGGCAA ATCTTCGTTGCTCAAGCTGGGGCTTTTGAGCCTTTGCTCGACTATGCCACGTCTGGTTTGGTTCGGCTCAGCGAGGCAGAGTGTGCAATAGCTGGACTGACCTGCTGCTCCGCCAATCCTCGTGTTTTGGATTTTTTATCGAGTGTAAATGCAGCCAAGCGACTGGCTACCTTTGCCAGCAGTGTTGCTGAAGTTTACAGAGACGAGTGTGCGTCCTACACCTTCTACTTTCACGGGGTCAATATAATGAAGTCCCTTCCCACTCACATATCCTATTTGTGCTTGGTTGGCATCTCTCAGATCTTGCATCAATTGAATGCAAGACACTGGAGACAGAGCCTGAGGCAGCTGAGGAAAATCCGAATCAGTGGCAAGACAGCCAATCTCCGTGACTGGTTCCAATTGAGACCAGTATCCAAACAGGAAAGAGAATATCTTGTATCCATACGGCAATTTGTAACTACCCACACTCCAGAGGAG ATTCGTTTTGCTGACGACAATCGATACAGTTGGCCGTGCTTGACGCCCTTTACGTCGCTCCTCTTGTGCGTGCACGCCGAAGCAAGGGAGATGGGAGCATTTTCTCTTGCCAATCTGTGCCACGgtggagaaaatcgcgacgtcgttgaaagGGAAGAAGGAAGGAGTTTGGGTCCAATTCAGCTAGCCTGTTGGAAAACGATGGAACCTCACGGTCTCAACATCGATAATTGTACTAGGGAATGTGGGAAGAAAGTCTTAGAACTG GCGTGGAAGGATGGGCTTGAGCCACCGAAGCTATCACAGATATGTTTGTATTACGTTTCATGTCATTTTCAGTGTTGTTTTTCAGACAAGTTGACACTTTTGCCTTTAAATTTTCTAGTGAGGCTGTCTCCTTTTTTGTATAGTTAA
- the LOC136193355 gene encoding uncharacterized protein gives MSSLKCELADCLRRHIAGTRDQESVVTGTSLHEYESEVKRIRAKYATPPRVVTDEEFAAVERQVDGELFAWSRKAVEKCVDQLDDGTETGVLIEIFEELTCTLFQPLFNKLSYDASAHFEKCGGVPKLMSVIRASYERCKRTRAESDVNVCVLATRTMMSFGNDSRRVEASGEGGFLALAVEMLRSSPVDKIKGECLRAVCAYTDNSAWQIFVAQAGAFEPLLRYATSGLMGLSEAECAVAALTCCSPNPRVLDFLLSVNAASRLAAFARSVAKVYRDEISFLSFYFHGVNIIKAVPTHISYLCWVGVSQILHQLNARHWRQSLAKLRKILISGRKAKLRDWFQLRPISKQERKYLAFIRQFVTTHTPEEIRFADDNRYSWPCLTPFTSLLWCVHTEAREMGAFALANLCHGGENRDVLQRDEGRSLGPIQLACWKTMEPHGLNVNNRTRECGKKILELAWSDGLEPPKLSQICLYYISCHFQCCFSDKLTLLPLNFLMRLSPFLHS, from the exons ATGTCGTCACTGAAGTGCGAGCTCGCCGATTGCCTGCGCCGACACATCGCCGGCACCAGAGACCAGGAAAGCGTCGTAACTGGAACGTCTCTACACGAATACGAAAGCGAAGTGAAACGAATTCGCGCGAAATACGCGACGCCTCCTCGCGTTGTCACCGACGAAGAATTCGCTGCCGTTGAGCGCCAAGTCGACGGTGAGCTTTTCGCCTGGAGTCGAAAGGCGGTTGAGAAATGCGTCGATCAACTCGACGATGGCACCGAAACCGGCGTTCTTATCGAAATCTTTGAGGAATTGACGTGCACGCTGTTCCAGCCGCTTTTCAACAAACTCAGTTACGACGCGTCAGCGCACTTTGAGAAATGCGGGGGCGTTCCCAAGCTCATGTCGGTTATACGGGCGTCTTACGAAAGATGCAAACGTACTAGAGCCGAGAGCGATGTGAACGTTTGCGTACTGGCCACTCGCACGATGATGTCGTTTGGGAACGACAGTCGTCGAGTTGAGGCGTCAGGCGAAGGAGGTTTTCTTGCACTTGCTGTTGAAATGCTGAGAAGTTCACCTGTGGATAAAATCAAGGGAGAGTGCTTGCGTGCCGTTTGTGCTTATACGGATAACAGCGCATGGCAA ATCTTTGTTGCTCAAGCTGGGGCTTTTGAGCCCTTGCTTCGCTATGCCACGTCTGGTTTGATGGGGCTGAGTGAGGCGGAGTGTGCAGTAGCTGCACTGACCTGCTGCTCCCCCAATCCTCGTGTTTTGGATTTTTTATTGAGTGTAAATGCAGCCAGTCGCTTGGCTGCCTTTGCCAGAAGTGTAGCCAAGGTTTACAGAGACGAGATTTCGTTCTTATCCTTCTACTTTCATGGAGTCAATATAATCAAGGCCGTTCCTACTCACATATCCTATTTGTGCTGGGTGGGCGTCTCTCAGATATTGCATCAATTGAATGCGCGACACTGGAGACAGAGCCTGGCGAAGCTGAGGAAAATCCTAATCAGTGGCCGGAAAGCAAAACTCCGTGACTGGTTCCAATTGAGACCAATATCCAAACAGGAAAGAAAATATCTTGCATTCATACGGCAATTTGTAACTACGCACACTCCAGAGGAG ATTCGTTTTGCTGACGACAATCGATACAGTTGGCCATGCTTGACGCCCTTTACGTCGCTTCTCTGGTGCGTGCACACTGAAGCAAGGGAGATGGGAGCGTTTGCTCTCGCCAATCTTTGCCACGgtggagaaaatcgcgacgTCCTTCAAAGGGACGAGGGAAGGAGTTTGGGTCCAATTCAGCTTGCCTGTTGGAAAACGATGGAACCTCACGGTCTCAACGTCAATAATCGTACTAGGGAATGTGGCAAGAAAATCTTGGAACTG GCGTGGAGCGATGGGCTTGAGCCACCGAAGTTATCACAGATATGTTTGTATTACATTTCATGTCATTTTCAGTGCTGTTTTTCAGACAAGTTGACACTTTTGCCTTTAAATTTTCTAATGAGGCTGTCTCCTTTTTTGCatagttaa
- the LOC136193142 gene encoding uncharacterized protein isoform X1 yields MAERLSSRGRRPPRPLYKAKKPRKPCKFFLEGSCRKGPECKFLHDAGRKGPLEQAGAESGRRPGEKEIPVPNYLGYVSGRGTWLNCAAKHHNVKARTEKKMIYVEGSDANVEEFRKAVQARMDDMIKCYLPVPDKIAMPYIVGRQGSTLRLLLSEDKEDKDTFCWPCLERGKKEIKLVSSSQPKIDVVIEKIKMRLFTTTPVLDGVTCYDSRKSVIQLCFQPHKGYHSRALSRRPQHTLRSTVYDEAHSSVEESDESMLEKGISSLKLESSTENASYPTTFRSKSERLPPSGLIHKENLLFVRQCIFEKLQKLQSYEGQIRLEARIGKLLWTDVPPEIASSEYDILEFEADIVSLLKSSFSTYISTSSEELTSDLGEPSVLDTYDFKLSSREHRRLDLRLAKTDDGHLDLYAAYKNEVKVFVANWVFLEGHHDVRLSLNTRDLISKAEPLVQEFAKTIKISRDGQLSFEIISGLRVDFIRHKIKSSYLADDLCVEVAKVEEFNGARPKYESAEGGTRITADFASSPSHYEIELQNLSWFAEFSSSSPNTTMEEFFNILKCPIPSKMTPPKKCWTPDGIVSKLPHFMEMLECVVDSLKPSHDA; encoded by the exons ATGGCAGAACGGCTTTCTTCACGAGGAAGAAGGCCTCCAAGGCCTCTGTACAAAGCTAAGAAGCCACGAAAACCCTGCAAGTTTTTTCTTGAGGGATCGTGCAGAAAAGGCCCCGAGTGCAAGTTCCTTCACGACGCCGGTAGAAAAGGACCGCTAGAGCAAGCCGGAGCCGAGAGTGGACGTCGTCcaggcgaaaaagaaatcccTGTACCTAACTACCTGGGATATGTCTCTGGAAGAG GAACATGGCTGAATTGCGCGGCAAAGCATCATAATGTAAAAGCTAGAacggagaagaagatgatCTACGTGGAAGGATCTGATGCAAACGTCGAAGAATTTAGGAAAGCTGTGCAAGCCAGAATG GATGACATGATTAAATGTTACCTGCCGGTGCCTGATAAAATTGCGATGCCTTACATTGTGGGTCGACAAGGGTCCACCCTTAGGCTCCTACTTAGCGAAGATAAGGAAGACAAAGACACGTTTTGCTGGCCATGCCTGGAACGTGGTAAAAAG GAGATAAAACTAGTATCGTCTTCTCAGCCCAAAATAGACGTGGtcattgaaaaaattaagaTGCGTTTGTTTACTACG ACGCCAGTTCTCGACGGAGTGACCTGTTATGATAGCAGAAAATCCGTCATTCAACTTTGCTTTCAACCGCACAAAGGCTATCATTCTCGCGCTTTGTCTAGACGGCCACAGCACACGTTGCGATCGACA GTATACGATGAAGCGCATAGTTCTGTTgaggaaagcgacgaaagtaTGCTGGAAAAAGGCATAAGCAGTTTGAAACTGGAATCCTCTACTGAAAACGCATCATATCCTACAACCTTTAGGAGTAAATCGGAAAG ATTACCACCCAGTGGTCTTATTCACAAAGAGAACCTTTTGTTTGTTCGCCAATGcatatttgaaaaattgcaaaaACTACAAAGTTATGAAGGCCAAATCAGACTTGAAGCGAG AATTGGGAAGTTGCTATGGACAGACGTTCCACCGGAGATTGCGTCCTCTGAATATGACATATTAGAATTTGAAGCGGACATCGTCTCTCTGTTgaagtcttctttttctacttA CATATCAACTTCTTCCGAAGAACTTACCAGCGATTTGGGTGAACCATCCGTGCTGGATACGTATGACTTCAAACTGTCATCCCGGGAACACCGGCGTCTGGATCTGCGCTTGGCTAAAACAGATGATGGGCACCTTGACTTGTATGCTGCTTATAAAAACGAAGTAAAAGTATTTGTCGCGAACTGGGTCTTTTTGGAAGG ACACCACGATGTACGACTGTCACTCAACACTCGCGACCTCATTTCAAAGGCTGAACCGCTGGTTCAGGAATTTGCGAAGACAATAAAAATTAG CAGAGATGGTCAGCTTAGTTTTGAGATTATTTCTGGCCTTCGAGTCGACTTCATCAGACACAAAATTAAATCCAGTTACCTCGCCGATGACCTGTGCGTTGAAGTTGCTAAAGTGGAGGAGTTTAATGGTGCAAGGCCAAAGTACGAAAGCGCTGAAGGTGGTACAAGAATCACGGCAGACTTTGCATCATCTCCCTCTCACTATGAGATTGAG CTTCAAAACTTGTCTTGGTTTGcggaattttcttcttcttccccAAACACAACTATGgaggaatttttcaatataCTGAAGTGCCCCATACCGTCAAAGATGACACCGCCAAAAAAATGTTGGACTCCAGATGGAATAGTCAGTAAGCTTCCACACTTTATGGAGATGCTAGAGTGCGTTGTAGACAGTTTGAAGCCTTCGCACGATGCCTGA
- the LOC136193351 gene encoding sphingomyelin phosphodiesterase-like yields the protein MASAFFLRLLFLFSAYSAAPVFKTQGNLSRLLRQIGSIDTKLPTREECDFCKLAVPAIRLLTNWHVSQADIADVIQDVCTLGKIEDSLVCHAIVKEFQMEFFSVVLDTNLTAEELCGRAVGPSCANVSGQNWTVSLSDVPKPPVRPPVTPKSNAPKLRILYLSDVHVDLNYTEELDPNCGEPLCCRPPNKFVGKGGAGKWGDYSCDCPLATMESLLDFIKNNIEFDFVYWTGDVPPHNVWNQTRYDQLHVLDVVIKLLLKYFPNKVIYPALGNHESAPVNSYPPPFVKGQNSEAWLYNAIVKDWSPWLPNETTPTLSYGGFYSVQPATNFRVISLNVNYCSNLNFWVFINETDPAGQLQWLVNELQDAENKGQKVHIIGHIPPNKGCLTAWSANYEKIVNRYENTIAAQIYGHTHETHISVYFNNSRPVNVLYTGPSVTTYKELNPAFRVYEVDGIYKDSTFGILDYTDYIMNLTEANLTPNASPRWRKEYSARDAYNLTSLFPSGWANFIERCKEDDSLLQLYNKYRRHSHVTSPCDKSCQLSLLCEMEQSRVGVPCAERFPGYAKNDLC from the coding sequence atggCATCCGCTTTTTTCCTacgccttctttttcttttttccgcATACTCCGCGGCGCCTGTATTTAAAACTCAGGGGAACCTGAGTCGTCTTCTTAGGCAAATTGGCTCGATTGACACCAAGTTGCCGACAAGAGAGGAGTGCGACTTCTGCAAATTGGCTGTTCCCGCCATCCGGCTTCTCACCAATTGGCACGTCTCCCAAGCCGACATCGCCGACGTTATTCAGGACGTCTGCACATTGGGAAAAATCGAAGACTCGCTCGTCTGTCACGCCATCGTCAAAGAATTCCAAATGGAAttcttctccgtcgtctTGGATACAAATTTGACGGCAGAAGAGTTATGCGGACGTGCCGTAGGACCGTCATGCGCTAACGTGTCGGGCCAAAATTGGACGGTTTCGTTATCGGACGTGCCCAAGCCACCCGTTCGTCCGCCTGTCACGCCAAAGTCGAACGCACCCAAACTGCGCATACTCTATCTATCGGACGTTCACGTTGATCTCAATTACACCGAAGAACTCGATCCCAATTGCGGCGAGCCGCTCTGCTGTCGTCCGCCGAATAAATTCGTTGGAAAAGGTGGCGCGGGAAAATGGGGCGATTATAGCTGCGATTGTCCACTGGCCACAATGGAAAGTCTCCTTGATTTTATTAAGAATAATATCGAGTTTGATTTTGTGTATTGGACGGGCGACGTTCCCCCACACAACGTGTGGAATCAAACGCGCTATGATCAACTGcacgttctcgacgtcgtcatcaagCTCCTCCTCAAGTATTTCCCCAATAAAGTCATCTACCCAGCGCTGGGAAATCACGAGAGTGCGCCAGTGAATAGCTATCCGCCACCGTTTGTAAAAGGACAAAACTCCGAAGCGTGGCTTTACAACGCTATAGTGAAAGACTGGTCGCCGTGGTTACCTAACGAGACCACGCCAACGCTCTCTTACGGGGGATTCTACAGCGTTCAACCGGCAACCAATTTCCGAGTCATTTCACTCAACGTGAACTACTGCAGCAATTTGAACTTTTGGGTATTTATCAACGAGACGGATCCGGCCGGACAGCTTCAGTGGCTCGTCAACGAGCTGCAGGATGCAGAAAACAAGGGCCAGAAGGTCCACATTATTGGCCACATACCGCCGAACAAGGGCTGTCTCACAGCGTGGAGCGCCAATTATGAAAAGATAGTTAATCGGTATGAGAACACGATAGCAGCTCAAATTTATGGGCACACCCACGAGACGCATATATCAGTCTACTTCAACAATTCTCGTCCGGTAAATGTGCTGTATACAGGGCCCAGCGTGACAACGTATAAGGAGCTTAATCCCGCTTTCCGCGTCTACGAAGTTGATGGGATTTACAAAGACAGCACATTCGGCATACTCGATTACACGGATTATATTATGAATTTGACTGAGGCAAATCTGACCCCGAATGCGTCACCCCGATGGCGGAAAGAATACTCGGCACGCGATGCGTACAATCTTACGTCGTTATTTCCATCTGGTTGGGCCAACTTCATTGAGCGATGCAAGGAGGACGACTCGCTTCTTCAGTTGTACAACAAATACCGCAGGCATTCTCACGTGACCTCGCCGTGCGACAAATCGTGTCAATTGTCCTTGCTCTGCGAGATGGAGCAGTCGCGCGTGGGCGTGCCTTGTGCTGAAAGATTCCCAGGTTACGCAAAGAACGATTTGTGCTGA
- the LOC136193142 gene encoding uncharacterized protein isoform X2 produces MGDRRKSFTCTWSTLRLLLSEDKEDKDTFCWPCLERGKKEIKLVSSSQPKIDVVIEKIKMRLFTTTPVLDGVTCYDSRKSVIQLCFQPHKGYHSRALSRRPQHTLRSTVYDEAHSSVEESDESMLEKGISSLKLESSTENASYPTTFRSKSERLPPSGLIHKENLLFVRQCIFEKLQKLQSYEGQIRLEARIGKLLWTDVPPEIASSEYDILEFEADIVSLLKSSFSTYISTSSEELTSDLGEPSVLDTYDFKLSSREHRRLDLRLAKTDDGHLDLYAAYKNEVKVFVANWVFLEGHHDVRLSLNTRDLISKAEPLVQEFAKTIKISRDGQLSFEIISGLRVDFIRHKIKSSYLADDLCVEVAKVEEFNGARPKYESAEGGTRITADFASSPSHYEIELQNLSWFAEFSSSSPNTTMEEFFNILKCPIPSKMTPPKKCWTPDGIVSKLPHFMEMLECVVDSLKPSHDA; encoded by the exons ATGGGTGACCGCCGCAAATCATTTACCTGCACAT GGTCCACCCTTAGGCTCCTACTTAGCGAAGATAAGGAAGACAAAGACACGTTTTGCTGGCCATGCCTGGAACGTGGTAAAAAG GAGATAAAACTAGTATCGTCTTCTCAGCCCAAAATAGACGTGGtcattgaaaaaattaagaTGCGTTTGTTTACTACG ACGCCAGTTCTCGACGGAGTGACCTGTTATGATAGCAGAAAATCCGTCATTCAACTTTGCTTTCAACCGCACAAAGGCTATCATTCTCGCGCTTTGTCTAGACGGCCACAGCACACGTTGCGATCGACA GTATACGATGAAGCGCATAGTTCTGTTgaggaaagcgacgaaagtaTGCTGGAAAAAGGCATAAGCAGTTTGAAACTGGAATCCTCTACTGAAAACGCATCATATCCTACAACCTTTAGGAGTAAATCGGAAAG ATTACCACCCAGTGGTCTTATTCACAAAGAGAACCTTTTGTTTGTTCGCCAATGcatatttgaaaaattgcaaaaACTACAAAGTTATGAAGGCCAAATCAGACTTGAAGCGAG AATTGGGAAGTTGCTATGGACAGACGTTCCACCGGAGATTGCGTCCTCTGAATATGACATATTAGAATTTGAAGCGGACATCGTCTCTCTGTTgaagtcttctttttctacttA CATATCAACTTCTTCCGAAGAACTTACCAGCGATTTGGGTGAACCATCCGTGCTGGATACGTATGACTTCAAACTGTCATCCCGGGAACACCGGCGTCTGGATCTGCGCTTGGCTAAAACAGATGATGGGCACCTTGACTTGTATGCTGCTTATAAAAACGAAGTAAAAGTATTTGTCGCGAACTGGGTCTTTTTGGAAGG ACACCACGATGTACGACTGTCACTCAACACTCGCGACCTCATTTCAAAGGCTGAACCGCTGGTTCAGGAATTTGCGAAGACAATAAAAATTAG CAGAGATGGTCAGCTTAGTTTTGAGATTATTTCTGGCCTTCGAGTCGACTTCATCAGACACAAAATTAAATCCAGTTACCTCGCCGATGACCTGTGCGTTGAAGTTGCTAAAGTGGAGGAGTTTAATGGTGCAAGGCCAAAGTACGAAAGCGCTGAAGGTGGTACAAGAATCACGGCAGACTTTGCATCATCTCCCTCTCACTATGAGATTGAG CTTCAAAACTTGTCTTGGTTTGcggaattttcttcttcttccccAAACACAACTATGgaggaatttttcaatataCTGAAGTGCCCCATACCGTCAAAGATGACACCGCCAAAAAAATGTTGGACTCCAGATGGAATAGTCAGTAAGCTTCCACACTTTATGGAGATGCTAGAGTGCGTTGTAGACAGTTTGAAGCCTTCGCACGATGCCTGA